In one window of Mus pahari chromosome 3, PAHARI_EIJ_v1.1, whole genome shotgun sequence DNA:
- the LOC110318766 gene encoding putative testis-specific Y-encoded-like protein 3 encodes MAGEGIRVLEVTMCLPPIQERDAHLVRSRVPGAETLRPCNPAASPGTAPPSPENTGENSASSVLNLDGCQKGSGTGVGTKGKTEEVTTEEDSVAAEEPAEVGEKLEAQASLRPLDLRALIVDPLEAIQWELEATSAQADGAHLQLVRRFGRMRRLHLARRSFIIQNIPGFWVTAFLNHPQLSTMISPRDEDMLGYLMNLEVRELRHSRTGCKFKFLFGSNPYFRNEVIVKEYECRASGHVVSIATRILWHRGQEPPALVHRNRDTVRSFFSWFSQHSLLEADRVAQIIKDDLWPNPLQYYLLGQRPYRARRSLARRPAEAPPRPYGFQSG; translated from the coding sequence ATGGCAGGGGAAGGGATCCGGGTTTTGGAGGTAACCATGTGCCTGCCGCCCATACAAGAGCGGGATGCACACCTGGTCCGGTCCCGTGTCCCCGGAGCTGAGACGCTTAGGCCCTGCAACCCCGCAGCCAGCCCTGGAACTGCACCGCCTTCCCCAGAAAACACTGGAGAGAACTCTGCCTCCAGCGTTCTGAACCTGGATGGCTGCCAGAAGGGATCGGGTACTGGGGTGGGGACCAAAGGAAAGACTGAGGAAGTGACGACTGAGGAAGACTCTGTAGCCGCGGAGGAGCCtgcagaggtgggggagaagcTGGAAGCCCAGGCGAGTCTGAGGCCTCTGGACCTCAGGGCTCTTATTGTGGACCCTCTAGAGGCCATCCAGTGGGAGTTAGAGGCCACGAGTGCCCAGGCTGATGGGGCCCACCTGCAGCTGGTGCGCAGGTTTGGGAGGATGCGTCGGTTGCACCTAGCCCGTAGGAGCTTCATCATCCAAAATATCCCAGGCTTTTGGGTCACTGCCTTCCTGAACCACCCACAGCTATCAACTATGATCAGCCCTAGGGATGAAGACATGCTTGGCTACCTGATGAATTTGGAGGTGAGAGAGCTCAGGCACTCCAGAACAGGTTGCAAGTTCAAGTTCCTGTTTGGGAGCAACCCTTACTTCAGAAATGAGGTGATAGTGAAGGAGTATGAGTGCAGAGCCTCAGGCCATGTGGTGTCCATTGCTACTCGCATCCTCTGGCACCGCGGCCAGGAACCTCCGGCCTTGGTGCACAGGAACCGGGACACCGTGCGAAGCTTCTTCAGCTGGTTTTCACAGCACAGCCTCCTAGAAGCTGACAGGGTGGCCCAGATCATTAAAGATGACCTGTGGCCCAACCCTTTGCAATACTACTTGCTGGGGCAAAGGCCCTACAGAGCTAGACGAAGCCTTGCAAGGCGGCCAGCAGAGGCTCCGCCAAGGCCCTATGGGTTCCAGTCTGGCTAA